The proteins below come from a single Rhodococcus sp. WMMA185 genomic window:
- a CDS encoding transcriptional regulator codes for MSGTHKQRRPALILLVLVGAVGCLALGWWQWTRFEAVGGTGQNLGYAFQWPLFAGFLVYSYRRFVQLEDARLRDTELDNAQLEDAQPEDTNPANRADAPTTPATLHEIPADLLPSRPTVVEYSDPDDPENQQISQYNQYLAELSARENDRSST; via the coding sequence GTGTCCGGAACCCACAAGCAACGTCGTCCTGCGCTGATTCTGTTGGTGCTCGTCGGGGCTGTGGGGTGTCTCGCACTCGGCTGGTGGCAGTGGACTCGCTTCGAGGCGGTGGGGGGAACCGGTCAGAACCTCGGTTATGCCTTCCAGTGGCCGTTGTTTGCGGGGTTCCTCGTGTACTCGTATCGGCGGTTCGTCCAACTGGAAGACGCACGACTGCGGGACACCGAACTCGACAACGCTCAGCTCGAGGACGCTCAACCGGAGGACACAAACCCGGCGAACCGAGCCGATGCCCCGACTACACCTGCAACTTTGCACGAGATCCCGGCGGACCTCCTACCCTCTCGCCCCACGGTTGTCGAATACTCAGATCCCGACGACCCCGAGAACCAACAGATTTCGCAGTACAACCAGTATCTCGCCGAGCTGTCCGCTCGCGAGAACGATAGGAGTTCCACGTGA